One window from the genome of Pseudochaenichthys georgianus unplaced genomic scaffold, fPseGeo1.2 scaffold_772_arrow_ctg1, whole genome shotgun sequence encodes:
- the LOC139433633 gene encoding uncharacterized protein translates to MKRWLEIKGTLTCTQSRYFLYTEGKNPFRKLAYSLRLAWADVGLRSPINFTDLRTVHADNAKRFQDKGNRQRVSDFMCHNTATADKFYANNPSLKEAADIRLLFTQSLQAAAAASTAAAAAGNEDTFAGIDIDSDNSGEEHSPAPYQDSLPRHVPKRDQSLAEHNPSDMGEERVPYSAPTSPTVASDQLVNMQCVVVISPLVNTLYPV, encoded by the coding sequence atgaagaggtggctggaaattaagggtacgctgacctgcacccagagccgttactttctgtacacagaggggaagaacccgttcaggaagcttgcctactccctgaggttggcatgggctgatgtggggctccgcagtcccattaacttcaccgacctccgcacagtccacgccgataatgcgaagaggtttcaagacaaaggcaaccgccaaagagtgagtgatttcatgtgtcacaacactgcaactgcggacaaattttacgcgaataatccttctttgaaggaggctgcggacattcggttgctcttcacacagtcacttcaagcagcggcggcggcatcgacagcagcagcagcagcgggaaatgaagacacttttgcgggtattgacatcgacagtgacaactctggagaggagcacagcccggctccctaccaagactccctaccaagacatgtcccgaagagggaccagtcactggccgaacacaacccctcagacatgggtgaagagagggtgccatactctgccccaacttcacccactgttgccagtgatcaacttgtaaatatgcagtgtgttgttgtaatcagtccccttgtaaatacgttatatcctgtttga
- the LOC117444262 gene encoding vasodilator-stimulated phosphoprotein-like isoform X2 yields MGEMSAIFARRRKASDNPAAKKEDTPKFSEPGEIDGKSKEKYATIPRPKSLSSNQKNSSPSSSANPSSNSATSPGSSMMVGKNNSDGTGNYIEGIKQEIIEEVKKELQKVKEEIIAALMQELKKVED; encoded by the exons ATGGGAGAAATGAGTGCCATCTTTGCTAGGAG GAGGAAAGCTTCTGATAATCCTGCTGCAAAAAAG GAGGATACCCCAAAGTTCTCAGAACCGGGAG AAATCGATGGAAAGTCCAAAGAAAAATATGCTACAATTCCAAG GCCCAAATCCTTAAGCAGCAATCAAAAGAACTCCAGCCCCAGCTCCTCCGCTAATCCCTCTTCTAACTCAGCCACTTCCCCAGGGTCCAG TATGATGGTGGGGAAAAATAACTCGGATGGCACTGGAAATTATATCGAAGGAATCAAACAG GAAATTATTGAAGAAGTGAAAAAAGAACTTCAAAAAGTCAAGGAGGAGATTATCGCAG CTCTGATGCAGGAGCTGAAAAAGGTCGAAGACTAA
- the LOC117444262 gene encoding vasodilator-stimulated phosphoprotein-like isoform X3 has protein sequence MGEMSAIFARRRKASDNPAAKKVQPENEDTPKFSEPGEIDGKSKEKYATIPSMMVGKNNSDGTGNYIEGIKQEIIEEVKKELQKVKEEIIAALMQELKKVED, from the exons ATGGGAGAAATGAGTGCCATCTTTGCTAGGAG GAGGAAAGCTTCTGATAATCCTGCTGCAAAAAAGGTACAACCTGAGAAT GAGGATACCCCAAAGTTCTCAGAACCGGGAG AAATCGATGGAAAGTCCAAAGAAAAATATGCTACAATTCCAAG TATGATGGTGGGGAAAAATAACTCGGATGGCACTGGAAATTATATCGAAGGAATCAAACAG GAAATTATTGAAGAAGTGAAAAAAGAACTTCAAAAAGTCAAGGAGGAGATTATCGCAG CTCTGATGCAGGAGCTGAAAAAGGTCGAAGACTAA
- the LOC117444262 gene encoding vasodilator-stimulated phosphoprotein-like isoform X4, producing the protein MGEMSAIFARRRKASDNPAAKKEDTPKFSEPGEIDGKSKEKYATIPSMMVGKNNSDGTGNYIEGIKQEIIEEVKKELQKVKEEIIAALMQELKKVED; encoded by the exons ATGGGAGAAATGAGTGCCATCTTTGCTAGGAG GAGGAAAGCTTCTGATAATCCTGCTGCAAAAAAG GAGGATACCCCAAAGTTCTCAGAACCGGGAG AAATCGATGGAAAGTCCAAAGAAAAATATGCTACAATTCCAAG TATGATGGTGGGGAAAAATAACTCGGATGGCACTGGAAATTATATCGAAGGAATCAAACAG GAAATTATTGAAGAAGTGAAAAAAGAACTTCAAAAAGTCAAGGAGGAGATTATCGCAG CTCTGATGCAGGAGCTGAAAAAGGTCGAAGACTAA
- the LOC117444262 gene encoding vasodilator-stimulated phosphoprotein-like isoform X1, translating to MGEMSAIFARRRKASDNPAAKKVQPENEDTPKFSEPGEIDGKSKEKYATIPRPKSLSSNQKNSSPSSSANPSSNSATSPGSSMMVGKNNSDGTGNYIEGIKQEIIEEVKKELQKVKEEIIAALMQELKKVED from the exons ATGGGAGAAATGAGTGCCATCTTTGCTAGGAG GAGGAAAGCTTCTGATAATCCTGCTGCAAAAAAGGTACAACCTGAGAAT GAGGATACCCCAAAGTTCTCAGAACCGGGAG AAATCGATGGAAAGTCCAAAGAAAAATATGCTACAATTCCAAG GCCCAAATCCTTAAGCAGCAATCAAAAGAACTCCAGCCCCAGCTCCTCCGCTAATCCCTCTTCTAACTCAGCCACTTCCCCAGGGTCCAG TATGATGGTGGGGAAAAATAACTCGGATGGCACTGGAAATTATATCGAAGGAATCAAACAG GAAATTATTGAAGAAGTGAAAAAAGAACTTCAAAAAGTCAAGGAGGAGATTATCGCAG CTCTGATGCAGGAGCTGAAAAAGGTCGAAGACTAA